GGCAGGTGCTGCACCGGCCGCGCTCTTGAGAGATGGGCGTATAGCTCAGCGGGAGAGCACTACGTTGACATCGTAGGGGTCACTGGTTCAATCCCAGTTACGCCCACCATTCTCTCAAGTCTTTCCTCGCCGGGTACAGGCGCGGGTGCGTAGCTCAGCGGGAGAGCACTGCCTTCACACGGCAGGGGTCACAGGTTCAATCCCTGTCGCACCCACCATTCCAAGTCCTTGAAATCTTGACTGATATGGCTTTGTGCGTGTCGCGCGAGCTGCCTATCGGTGCGTGCGCGTACACCGGCTGCGCCCTAGCGGCCACCTACCTTCGCTTTGTCCAGCACTTCGGCCATGCGGGTGCGCCAGTCGTCGCCGGCGGCCTGGAACTTGGCCAGCGTCGACGGGTCAAGGCGCAGGGTTACCGCCTGCTTGGCGTTGGAAAGCTTCGGGCGCCCCCGGCTGCGCTTGATGCTTTCGGCCAATTCCGGGAAGACCTCGGCAAACGGCTTGCCACCGGCGGCAATCTGCTCGTCAGTGAGTTCAGGATTGTCCGGGTCCGACGCGATCATGCGTTGGATCTCGGCCTCCTCGGCATCTGTAAGCGGGCGCCCCGAGGCAAATTTCTTGGTCATAAAAGCTTCCTTTCCTTTCGGCTGGCGGGGCGCATCGAAATCACGGACAGTGCCTCCGAACCCAGCGGGCGGAACACCACGGCAATG
The sequence above is a segment of the Paradevosia shaoguanensis genome. Coding sequences within it:
- a CDS encoding BrnA antitoxin family protein, with the protein product MTKKFASGRPLTDAEEAEIQRMIASDPDNPELTDEQIAAGGKPFAEVFPELAESIKRSRGRPKLSNAKQAVTLRLDPSTLAKFQAAGDDWRTRMAEVLDKAKVGGR